One segment of Streptomyces sp. NBC_01454 DNA contains the following:
- a CDS encoding transposase, whose protein sequence is MGSQYSKRYSEEFKRDAIALARSSDKTITEVARDLGVSPESLRGWVKRDRIDRGGGTSGELTSAEREELKRLRRQSAEQQKTIEILKKAALDSTGQSNSAG, encoded by the coding sequence GTGGGTAGTCAGTACTCCAAGCGGTATTCGGAGGAGTTCAAGCGGGACGCGATCGCGTTGGCCCGCTCCTCCGACAAGACGATCACGGAGGTCGCGCGGGATCTGGGGGTGAGTCCGGAGAGTCTGCGTGGCTGGGTCAAGCGTGACCGGATCGACCGCGGCGGGGGCACGTCGGGCGAGCTGACCAGCGCTGAGCGCGAGGAGCTGAAGCGGCTGCGCAGGCAGAGCGCCGAACAGCAGAAGACGATCGAGATCCTGAAAAAAGCGGCCTTAGATTCAACCGGTCAGAGCAACAGTGCTGGTTGA